One segment of Rubripirellula amarantea DNA contains the following:
- a CDS encoding DUF4332 domain-containing protein encodes MNPLITILRHTQCRSTHHHFALDALPLVGTDAGKRLTKILLRYHDDYLRGAKDPDTRFRDFQNHVVHVKDGYWGGAPRVAHQWYDRMQRYLRKGKLHYAAHSAGVVSHYFSDPMMPLHTQQCDREKILHRPIEWSVTKSYSSIYKIWRDDEMRVVFDLSDKPGWLGEAILHGARYASDYYHPLMDTYDLARGKKNPTLGLSLISKQALAELFGLVVTGWARVLERAAADAEATMMHSLPTVSTTKAAALAIGRAPTKYLVSRLSNYQERLAVEALIEEYERTGELVRHLPVEVDIVHRVNKVWADENAWKARREQLRSSQTKVDVETSESMTDETDPEPRTIPFPQTTSQPRTRNRPLPTIRLFVTDPLVDAPSIGPRTAERFLSIGVHSVGQFLSASADDLSDQLATRWINSSIIELWQRQARVMCDVPGLNALAAQMLAGAGITDRSTLSNCDSTELHAKVSDYATTSAGRRYLRGSMPPKLSEVQKWIDDAHEERPAFRKSA; translated from the coding sequence TTGAATCCACTAATCACCATTCTTCGTCATACGCAGTGCCGAAGTACGCACCATCATTTCGCGCTGGATGCGTTGCCGTTGGTAGGAACCGACGCGGGCAAACGCCTTACTAAGATTCTGCTTCGCTACCACGACGATTATCTGCGCGGTGCAAAGGATCCTGATACGCGGTTTCGTGACTTTCAGAATCACGTCGTTCATGTAAAGGACGGCTATTGGGGTGGCGCACCGCGAGTTGCCCACCAGTGGTACGATCGCATGCAGCGATATTTGCGGAAAGGCAAATTGCATTACGCTGCTCATTCGGCCGGTGTGGTTAGCCACTACTTTTCCGATCCGATGATGCCATTGCACACCCAGCAATGCGATCGAGAGAAAATCTTACATCGCCCGATTGAATGGAGCGTGACAAAGTCGTACTCGTCGATTTACAAGATATGGCGAGATGACGAAATGCGAGTCGTCTTTGATCTTTCTGATAAACCGGGATGGCTCGGCGAAGCGATTCTTCATGGCGCTCGTTACGCAAGTGATTACTACCACCCATTGATGGACACGTATGACTTGGCTCGTGGAAAAAAGAATCCTACCCTCGGTTTGAGTTTGATCTCTAAGCAAGCGTTGGCAGAGTTGTTTGGTCTAGTGGTAACCGGTTGGGCAAGAGTTCTTGAACGAGCTGCCGCTGATGCCGAGGCGACGATGATGCATTCGTTACCGACTGTATCAACGACCAAGGCCGCAGCACTTGCGATCGGTCGCGCACCCACAAAGTACTTGGTCAGTCGGCTATCGAATTATCAAGAACGGTTAGCCGTTGAAGCTTTGATCGAAGAGTATGAACGCACTGGCGAATTAGTTCGGCACCTGCCCGTCGAAGTAGATATCGTTCATCGAGTCAACAAAGTATGGGCGGACGAGAATGCTTGGAAAGCTCGACGAGAGCAACTGCGTTCATCGCAAACGAAGGTCGACGTGGAAACTAGCGAAAGCATGACTGATGAAACGGATCCAGAGCCTCGAACGATTCCGTTTCCGCAAACGACATCGCAGCCTCGCACACGCAACAGGCCTCTACCGACGATTCGATTGTTCGTAACGGATCCGCTTGTAGATGCTCCGTCGATTGGCCCTCGTACCGCAGAGCGTTTCTTGTCGATTGGAGTGCATTCGGTAGGACAGTTCTTATCAGCATCGGCGGATGACTTGTCCGACCAACTCGCCACTCGATGGATCAACTCATCGATCATTGAGCTGTGGCAACGCCAAGCACGTGTGATGTGCGACGTACCTGGGCTGAATGCTTTGGCGGCTCAGATGCTTGCCGGGGCCGGGATCACCGACCGCAGTACGCTATCGAATTGCGATTCGACTGAACTGCACGCCAAGGTATCCGACTATGCGACCACGTCGGCGGGGCGTCGCTATTTGCGAGGCAGCATGCCACCAAAACTGTCGGAAGTTCAGAAATGGATCGATGATGCTCACGAGGAGCGTCCTGCGTTTCGCAAGTCAGCTTAG